GAACTCCCACCAGCCAACGAGGCAGCGGGAACGCGCGATGAAAGGGTTCCGCAGCCCGGGTGGGGCGCAACGGCGTTGTCAGGTTGAGTGATTCTCGGGGGCATCTTCTGGTTCGGGACGTGTCTGGCCGTGGTAGTGGTGTCTGTTTCAGGTGGCCGCGGGCAGGCCTGCGGTGGCGGTGATCTGGTCCCAGATGGCGAAGCGGGTGATCATTTCGGTGCGGTAGCCGGTGGCGGTGAGGAGGTGGCGTCGGGGTCTGAAGTGGGGTGAGATGCCGCTGAACGCGGCCAGGAACCGTTGGGCTGCGCCGACGGAACGGAACCCCTTCATCGCGCGTTCCCGCTGCCTCGTCGGCTGATGTGAGTTCTCGGCCCGGTTGTTGAGTCCCTTGTGGGAGCGGTGGTCCACCGAGGGCATCACCATGCGGTGGGCGGCTCCGTAGGAGCGGAGCTTGTCGGTGATGATCACTCTGGGCACCGAGCGGGTCTTCTTCATCAGTTTCCGGAGGAAACGCCTGGCCGCGGCCTCGTCGCGGCGGTTCTGCAGCAGGATGTCGAGGACGTTCCCGTCCTGGTCGACGGCACGCCACAAGTACTTCTGCACCTTG
This window of the Streptomyces sp. NBC_01264 genome carries:
- a CDS encoding IS6 family transposase; this encodes METVSYRGFRFPPEIISHCVWLYHRFGLSLREVEELMLERGVEVSYETVHQWTRRFGPAYAGALRRRRPQPGDKWHLDEVFVKINKVQKYLWRAVDQDGNVLDILLQNRRDEAAARRFLRKLMKKTRSVPRVIITDKLRSYGAAHRMVMPSVDHRSHKGLNNRAENSHQPTRQRERAMKGFRSVGAAQRFLAAFSGISPHFRPRRHLLTATGYRTEMITRFAIWDQITATAGLPAAT